The DNA sequence AGCCCATGAGTCCGATACCGGAGTTCATGATCTTATCCAGTTCGCTGAGCTTGAAGGAACCGAACAGCATCATGACAAACAGAGCAGCCAGAGCACCCAGCGGAAGTCCGCCGCCCAGCAGCTGAATCGCGAAGGCCGCGACAGCGCCGACAATGGCACCCCACTGTCCCATGGTCAGTCCACTCTTGGAAAGATCCTCTTCCTTAACTTCTGTGATTTGGACATCGGCATAATTGCGATCTCCGCGGTAGCTGAAGAAAACGGCAATCAGAAGACCCAATACCATACCCAGTCCAGGAACCAGAGTCGCCTTCCAGACATCCATCTGGTTGAAAGGTACTCCGGCTTCTGTCATCGCCTTGGAGACGATGCCATGGAAGATCAGGCCGAACCCAACCGGCAGCATAACATAAGGGGCTTTCAGACCAAACGTCAGGGCGCAGGCAGCGGCGCGACGGTCCAGCTTCATTTTATTGAAGAACAGCAGCAGCGGTGGAATCAGGATCGGAATAAAGGCAATGTGCACCGGAATCAGGTTCTGGGACAGCGAGGAAACACCGGCCAGCAGAAGCAGGAAAATCCACTTGCGCTTAAACTCAATTTTAGACAGTTTTCGTACTAAAAGATCCGCAACGCCGGTGTGGGCAATGGCCATGGCCATGGCTCCCAGCAGAATATAGGATAGAGCAGTTTCAGAAGATCCGCCCATTCCGCCGATCAGATTTTTCATGATATCTGGAATCGGCATGCCGGCAAGAAGACCGGCAACGAGTGCGGAAAGCAGAATTGCGATAAGAACGTTGACTTTGACCAGACACAATACAATCATGACTATAACTGATATGAGCACAGGATTTGTTAGCATGTGAGTTTCCCCCATAAATAAATATTTTGGTGATGCTTGAACAATAAGGTCTGTGGTCGTTTTTTTCTTTTGATGTAAAACCGGATGTCATTTGGATCTTGCTGCAATGCAGGTTCTGATAGCCGGATGGAGAGCACCGGGTGTAACGGGCCGGCGCTCTTCATTCGGAGGTCTGCTTATTCCTGGATCAGGTCCTGAATCTGCTGCTCAACCTTTTCATTGACAAGGTAAGGCAGCGTGATGTGGTCGTGGCCTGCCATGATCTCATTGTATTCCATGGACGTGGTCATGGCGTTTTCATTGCGTGCCCATGCACGTCTTGCCACACCACCCATTACGTCCCATGGCATAGCCGATTTCAATACTTCGTCGATTCGGGCTGAACCATCCAGTACGCAGCCAAAGCCGCCGTTGATTGATTTTCCGATTCCGACTCCTCCCCCGTTATGCAATGCGATCAGGCTCATGCCGCGCGCAGCGTTTCCGGCAAAGATCTGTGTTGCCTGGTCAGCCATGATGTTCGATCCATCCTTGATATTGGATGTTTCGCGGAATGGCGAATCCGTTCCGCCGGTATCGTGGTGGTCGCGGCCGAGCATAACCGGTCCGATTTCACCATTGCGTACCATTTCGTTGAACTTCAAGGCGATATCCCGGCGGCCAAGAGCATCGGAGTAGAGAATCCGAGCCTGGGTGCCGACAACCAGCTTGTTCTTCTCCGCATCGCGGATCCAGACCCAGTTGTCACGATCCTGATAGCGGCGATCCGGATCAATGACTTCCATGGCGGCCATATCCGTTTTTCTGAGATCTTCCGGCTTGCCGGAGAGACACACCCAGCGGAAGGGGCCATATCCAAAGTCAAACAGTCGAGGTCCAAGAATATCTTCCACATAGGATGGCCAGATAAAGCCGTCTTTGTCGTCAATTCCATTCTTTGAAATTTCCATGACGCCTGCATCGTAGATTGCTTTCATGAAGGAGTTGCCATAGTCGAAGAAATACGTTCCGCGGGCAGTCAGAGTTTTGATTGCCTCATAATGTTTCTTCAGCGTCTCATCTACCAGCCCATGGAATTTCTCAGGATCCTCAGCCAACAGTCTGGTGCGTTCTTCAAAAGTTATTCCTGACGGGCAGTAACCTCCGGTGTAGGGTTCATGGCAGGAAGTCTGGTCACTGAGCAGGTCAATGCCGATGTTCTTATCAATGGCATAATACAGCAGATCTACAATGTTTCCATGGAAAGCGATGGATTTGGGTTCTTTGGCTTCCATCGCGGCATAGGCGACCCGGAAGGCTTCTTCGGGTGTCTCCACAACCTGTCCGACCCAACCCTGACTATGACGGGTTGTGATCCGGGAAGCATCAACTTCTGCAATAATACCTACTCCACCGGCGATCTCGACGGCTTTTCCCTGAGCACCACTCATTCCTCCCAGACCGGAGGTGATGAACAGCTTGCCAGCAAGGTTGCCTTCATTGGGAATGCCAAGCACCAGACGTCCGGCGTTAAGCAGCGTGTTGTAGGTTCCATGGACGATTCCCTGAGGTCCGATATACATCCAGCCTCCGGCAGTCATCTGTCCATAGTTCGCTACGCCAAGCGCCTGTGCCCGGTTGTAGTTTTCCAGATCATCGTACATTCCGATCATGAGACCGTTGGTAATAATGACTCTGGGTGCTTCCGGGCGGCTATGGAACAGTCCGACCGGGTGTCCCGAGTAGAGAACCAGGGTTTTATTTTCATCGAGCTGTTCCAGATATTTCTTGATCAGCTGATACTGCATCCAGTTCTGGCAAACAGAACCTGTTTCTCCGTAGGTTACCAGTTCATACGGGTAGAGTGCCACTTCAAAGTCAAGGTTATTGTCAATCATGACCTGGAAGGCTTTTCCTTCAATACAGTTGGATTTGTACTCATCGATGGACTTTCCGTACAAAGCCTCCTTTGGCATGTAGCGATAGCCGTAGATTTTCCCCTTTTCTTCCAGTTCCTGATAAAATTCCTTGGCCATTGCCTCATGATGCTGTTCAGGAATGTAGCGCAGCGCATTCTTCACCGCCAGCAGCTTGTCCGCTTTTGACAGGTTGACAGTCCGCTTGGGTGCACGCCGGATCCCTTCTTTGAATACGGGATATTCCGGTAACGCATCATCCAGACGAATGGTCATCGCATTCTTGATTTGATCGTTGCTCAGATTCATGGGTTCCTCCTTCATTTTTTGCCCGGTTCCGGGAGAATTTTGTTCATTCACCATCATTGTAAAGGATTATCATCATTTTTGCGTCATTTTTCAGGATGCTTCTTAAACATTTACACCGTAAAATCCATAATTTTTTAACAAGTTTATTGTTATTTCCTTAACATCGTCAGTTTTTCTGACGAACGCGCACGGCCTGGGACAATTGGCGAATCAGTTCCTCTTCTCCCTTCCGATGATCTGCTCTGTGATAAATCTGAGCGTTGACGAGATGGGTTCTGGCCTTTCGGCTGTCTTTGCATGAGACGGCAATTAATCCGAGAATTGCTTCCGTTGCCGGCCGTTTCCAATGAGTTCCCAGGATCTGGTATTCAGTCAGTGCTTTTTCGAGAATCCCGGCGGCTTCATCAATTCGGTCGTTCTCCCACAGGAATCGTCCATAATCCGCGTAGAGAATATCCAGACACTTATGGAGTTTCCCGTTCACCAGACCAATGGATTCCTGATAAGCGGCATCCGCTCCCGACAGATCCCCCAGGGTCTTGCGGATATGTCCGATGTAATTCAGTGTACCGGCTCTGGCAAGGAAACCGGTTTTCCGATACCAGGACTGTTTCAGAATATCATCTGCCTGGATCAATTTTTCCAGACCCGCTTCCAGATTGCCGATATTGTATTCATACAGCCCGGACAAGCGAAGAACTTCTGCACGCTTCCTCTGATCCGTCCCCCATTCCATCCGCTCGTTCAGTTCTTCCGCCAGTTTGATATAGCGCCCCATCAGGTCCATATCATCTTTTTGAATGCCATAATGAACCACTTCGATGTACCCTTTCAACAGGTATTCCGGATCATTGGCAAACTTGGAGCGGCGAATCACCTCATGGATCAGTTTAATTCCGTCTTCCCTTTTTCCACCGGCGATTAAGTGCCGGCCCATCAGGTAATTGGAAATCAATTCCATTTTAACGGCATCGGGCCCGCTGGAAGACTCGCAATATTCATTCACCTGCTGCACCAGCGTTTTCAGCTGATCATCATACTGACGGCTGTTTTGGTGGAAATGTTCCGGCAGATCATCCGGTTCAATGTCGGTGGGGTACATCTGATCGAACAGGTTCAAGGTTTGCTCGACTTCGCGCAGATGGTGATACAGAAATTTTCCCGTATGCCGGGCCATTTTCCAATGCATAGCCTGATACTGCGATTCCTGTCGGCGCGACAGATTCAGTCCGGCCGTATTTCCCGCAGCCAGTTCATGAAGATGTGTTCGATAAAAGCCTGGAAGCTGATCATACAGCCACTTTTGCAGTGGGGGGTACTTAATTCGAAGCAGTTCGTTTTCTTCTGACAGCAAGCCTCGCATTAAAAGACTGCGCAATATTTTCATCAGGGAGCCCGGTTCCTGGGTATGGATTCTTAGCATCTGCGGAGTAAAACCTGTGGTGTAAATGGAGCAAGCCTCCAACAGGCTCTTCTCCTCTTCGGAAAGTCCGGCAGTAAGCCGCAGAAACAGTCGCTCCGCCTGGCCGGTGGGGTTCAAATATTCTCTGGCCAGCAGCAGGTTTCCCTGACTGTGTTCATAAACCTCTTCAAAGCGATCTTCACTCCAGACGCGATTATCCTTCTCCACGCAGCTTTGAAGATAATGATGCAGTTCCGCCCGTGACAATAACGGAACTTCGATCTGACTCAAATTGTCGTTTTGAACCAGCAGGGCTATGCTGTCATTTCGTCGGAGAAATTCGCGAGTGGCTTCCAGAATGAAAAAGACCCGATTCTGACTGGATGATAAAAAATCCGTCAGATAGATCAGGCTCTTATTATCGATATATTCTAGATTCTCAATCACGCAGATCAGTGGTTTCTCCGGCAGATGGAGCAGAAGCTTGCGAAAGTCTTCCTGCGCTTTCCCTTGGAATTCTCTCGCCCATTTAAGCAGAAACCCCTCTGGGATTTTCTGATTCGGGCTGTCCAGTCGGATCGAAACAGTCTTTAGATTTAACGGGCCCAGGAAGGACTGAATCAAATCGGTCCGTCCGGAGCCTGGCTCGCCGAAGATGACGACATGTCTCAGACTGGATCCATTCAGAAAGCTTTGGTATTCCTGAGTTAAATTCATTAAAAGACGGGAGCTCTGAAAGCCGGTCACCGGATTCACTTCTGTCTGAACCTTGCGGAATTGAATGAAATCCGCCAGCTTCAAAGTTTCAGGCTCGGGCTCGACCACCAGTTCATCCTTCAGGAGATCCTTCATCCGCTTAAACACAGCCATTGCGTCATTATACTGCTGATTATCCGCATAGTACTGCATTAAGATCCGCAGCGTGTCCTCATCATACGGTTCCGTTTCCAAAATCTGGCGGGCGATGGCTACAATCTCCGGACCGCGTCCCGACTGCTGGACCCGCAGCAGCTGAGCCCGGAGATTGTTCAGCAAAATATTCTGATAAGCGTTCCGGATGGAAAGCAACCAGGATTCATACACCGGGTTGTTTTTCAGGTCTTTGTTCTGCATGAAGATTTGGGATGGATAATCTCTATATTCACCTTTCGCATGGGCTTCCACCAGTTCATCCACGTCCTTGAACAGCAGAATATTCCTGTCCAGCAGGATCTTATCCCGTGTTGAAGCGCTGAACAGATCGAATCCCAGAATCTGACGAATTTCATAGAGACTGTTTCGAAGAGAAGATTTCCCTTTATTCGAATCATGCATCGGCCAAAAAACTGACGCTACTTCATCGCGGTCGACCTCCTCCTGAAACAGAAGATAGAACAGTAGTGCCTCCAACTTGTTCTTTCCCAATGTTTTTTCCTTCTGTTCCACCCAAAGCCTGGGCTCACCGAGGAAATTGACATCTACTTGCATATGTCTCCCCCTATCGTCATTTTTCATTTTTATCTTACACCAATGCTTCGATTTTGCCTATCACCAATGGAAGGAGGTGCTTGGGAATCCAAGTTCCTGTTATAATGAATATGATTTTCATTCATTCACATAAAGGAGACTTCTATGAATCATCCAACTAGATTTGATGCCATTTGTCATTTAATGGAAGAGTATGGTGCCGATCAGCTGATCATATCGGATCCATCCACGATCTTTTATCTTACGGGCAGATGGTTCTCACCCGGCGAACGTCTGCTGGTTCTGCTGATCTCGCGCAGGGGCGATACTATGCTGTTCAACAACGAACTGTTCCCTTTGCCCGAAGATGTTGGCCTTCCGGTTGTATGGTATAAGGATACGGATGATTATCTGTCCCGCCTGGCTGGCGCACTGGACGGAGAAGTCATTGCCGTGGACAAAACCTGGCCGGCTCGTTTCCTGCTTCCTCTGATGTCACTATATCCGGCTGCCCGATACATTGTTGCCTCGCCCATCGCCGATGGTGCCCGGCTGTTAAAAGACCCTTCCGAGCAGGTAGCCATGCACGCCGCCTCCAATCTGAACGACAGTGCCATGCATCTGCTGGCCGAGGAAGTCACAGATGGCGTAACGGAAAAGCAGCTTGCCAGAAGACTCATGGAGATTTATGCGGAGCTTGGGTGCGACGGCCCCTCTTTCACTCCGATTGTCGCCTTCGGGGCAAACGGAGCAGATCCTCACCACGAAACGGATGACTCGGTGATTCAGCCCGGAGATACTGTCATTTTCGATATTGGCTGTAAAAAAGATTCCTACAGCTCTGATATGACCAGAACCTATTTCTTCCGGGAAGTTCCCGAAGAAGCCAGCCGAGTTTATGAAATTGTCCGGCAGGCGAATGAACGTGCCATTGCCCAGGCCAGACCCGGCAATCGATTTTCCGATGTGGATCGGGCAGCCCGAGATTTTATTACAGCTCAAGGCTACGGCCCCTACTTCACGCACCGCACCGGTCACGGCATCGGTATTGATGTTCATGAGCCGGAGGATGTCTCCGGGATCAACGATCATCTTCTCAAACCTGGGATGATTTTCTCCATTGAACCCGGAATCTATATTCCTGGAAAATTCGGTGTACGAATTGAGGATCTCGTACTGATCACGGAGCACGGCTGCGAGGTGCTCAACGAAATCAGCAAGGACCTGACGGTTCTCCCAGCGGCCGAGTAGATTCGAAAAATCCAAAAAGATCCCCATCGGATTATAGGTCATGAGTCAAAATAAAAAGTCATCCTGAACCAAGCAGTGAATGCTTCCCGTCCGGCGGACGGTGAGATCAGGATGACTTTTTTTATTGTCCCCGTAAAGATTGTCTCTCCGGTCTGGTTCAATTCAAGGGAAGCCGTTGTCTTGAGCGGCTCCCTGTTATCCGATCAGATATCCAGTCATTGAGATCGAGCCCAGTTCACAGGACTCGTTGAAGCATTGGACTGCGTCGGAGTGATCGGCAGCCCCCAAAACATAGAGCAGGGGATAAAAATGATCCGGCGTCGGAACGGCCAGCACCGCGGAGGGACCCAGTGCTTTATAATCAGCGATCTGTTCAAACTGCCCTGCCTGGATCATTGCCTTGATTGTGCCGTCAAATTCGTACGCCCAATCGTACCCGCCTGTGGAGTTCCAGTCAATGCGGCGCAGATTGTGAACGATGTTTCCGCTGCCGATGATGAGTATCCCTTCATCTCTCAGCGGTGCCAGTTCATGACCAAGGCCAAGATGGAATGATCCCGTCTGCGTTCCGTCAATGGATAACTGCACAATGGGGATATCCGCATGGGGGAACATCCATTTCAGCACCGACCAGGTTCCATGATCGATTCCCCAGTCCTCGTTGAAACTGACCGTGTCGCCCAACAGTTCTTTCACCCGCTCAGCCAGCACCGGAGATCCCGGTGCTGGATATCTGACTTGATACAGTTCGGGTGGAAAGCCGTACATATCATAGATTTGCTCCGGAGTTTCTTTTGGATTGATTCTTGTGCCTTTGGTATACCAGTGGGCAGACACACACAGGATCGCTTTCGGCTTCAGTTGGCTTCCCAGGCGAATCCATTCCTCCTTGAAGGGATTATCATTGACCGCGTTCATCGGAGATCCGTGTCCGACAAACAAAACTGGCATTTTCATTTTTTATACTCCTTTCATTCGCTGGATCAGAAGACACTTCCGAATCCCCGCGTGCCTTGGTCAGATGGCCGATGTGTATGGAATGAGCCTGACTCCTGTTCCGTGAGAGCAGATGTTTGCTCAACTATTTACAAAACTGTTTGGTTTCACGAATTTCCTGAAGCAGGCTCCCAATGATGTGATTCCTTCTTTAAACTTCAAACTCCTTTGGCAGCTCCGCCCGGAATGGTCCTGTCAGCTTTACCGGTCCGCCCAGAAACAGTTTATTATCCGCCGTCCCTGAAACAGCCAGAATTCCACCGGGTTCGTTGAATTGGATCCTCCACTCCCCAGGATCAGCTTGTTTCAGCCAGGAAGCCAATGCACAGCTGCCTGAGCCGCAGGATGACTCCCAGATATAGGTATCTGTGGATTTTACCCATACCAGTGGGGTCATGAAGTTTTCCGCGGAATCATAGTACATGATGCCAATGGCATCACTGTCGCAGTGCTGTGCCAGTTCCCGAATCAGAGCTTCGGCCGCCGGTTTATCGATGGCTTTGTCAATGACCAGTGCATGAGAGATTCCCTCCATCATTACCAGAGGAATCCGACCGTAGCTGCTGGTCTCCACCAAGTCCATGGATCGAATGGCCGGCATCTGAATCTGTGCAGTCTGCTCAGTCGGATCAGCCATTACCTCCAGCACATCGGCTGCTCCCGAGATTCGGATCCCGACTTTCTTCGCGCCATTCTTTTCCGCTCCGGAGTCTGTCCGGGAGACTGTAAACAAGCCAAAGCTTCGAGCGGCATTCCCACAAAATTCGCCCCCCATCATTTCCAAATGACCGGCGCAATCGGCACACTCTTCCATGAAACCGATCTGTTCCAGCTGATGATCATTGTTTTCCAGTAGAAATGTTGAGATGTCGCGATACATTGACCTGGGCAGAACGGTCTGAACCAACCCTGTCATATTCCCTGCAGGATCTGCCACATAGTAGGTGATTTCCATACGTCCTCCTAGAGTAACTATTGATGATTTTCTAATTCAACTTCACTATTTAAACTTTCTTATTGAAGATTCCCTATTGAAAATTCCCTGTTAAATAGATGTTTCGTTCCAAATGTGCCTGGAACTGTCCGGATGGACACCATGTTACATTCTTGAACCCGGATGCTTCTGCCTTTTCAGCGGGAATACGAGTAGTCAGTCTCAGTCCCTAATCATACTGATTCCTGACTTCACGTTTGATTGAACTACTGGTTGAACCCTGCTTGAGTCCTGGATGGGGTCCTGAGCCTACCCTTTGATTTCCCAGATAAACTCGGCAGAATCCGAAACCGAGATGTCCTGAGGTTCGATGGAAGGAGCCATAGCCCGGTCCATAAGCATTTCTTGCTTGGCCATGTAGGTTGTATTGGAATAGAAGTGGATATCACTCCAGGTATAGTCAATTTCTATCAGTTCTCCCAATTCCACACCGGACGCTCGAGCCAGTACCAGAGCCTTGGATCTGGCATTCTGGGCTGCCTGGATTAAAACTTCATCAATGACGGCATTGCGGTCTTTGATGGAAAACCGGATATCCAGATGGGGATTTGTTCTGCTTTGTGCCACTGCGCTCAAAACAGTGGTAAGGCGTTCCTGTTCCCAGTCAAATTCAAGCTGCAAGCCATGTGAGATCCGGTAACCTTCAAAAATCTGAATATAATTATCCCTGCTGTCCCGTTCGGACCGGTATTGGGTGGTGACATCGAACGTAGTAGTCTTTAGCTGATCCGGTTCGAACCCCGCATTTTTCAGTGTATTTTTCAGTTGATCCACAGAAACAGCTGCCTGGTTCATGGCTTCCTGATAACTTAGATCCAAAGATTCGAGCATGAGATCAAGAATCACCTGATCCGGTTTTCTGCTAACCTGGCCTGTTCCTTTGACAGTGATTTTACGATCCATCGTGTCCACTCCTTGTATTTGATACGATCTTTTCTTCATTATAGTCGATCTTTCAGGATTCAGGTAAAAATAAAGAAGATTCGGCGATGCCGGATCTTCTTTATTCATATACTCTCATTAAATGATCCAATGACTATTAAATCTTTCATCGTACAATCCATCATGGAGAGATCGTGGCCTGTACTGACTTTCGCCGATCGCCCTCAGTCCTTGACTATGACAATATTGTCTCGACAATTTCCTCCACCGTAATGCCGTATATTGATCCTTCCAGTGCATTAGTTCGCATGGCATCCAGCAGAGCTTCTCGCTCCAGCGGCATCCCTGTCATTACCTGTTCCAGCCGTTCCACTTGTTCATTTCCAAAAAAATCACCGCAGAGCTTTGCATGCCTGATCCGGCTTTTTTCAAATTCCAACTGAATGGTAATTTTACCGCCGGCGAACCGCCCTGTCCTGGTCAAAGTAAACTTGGGATTGGCTCCGAAACGAAAAACGTCCGAGCGAAATTTCTCATCAGCCAGCTGCTGGATCTGCCGGCGTTCCTCCCCGGAAAGTTCGTAGGTACTGGTACTCCCGTTCATCATGTACTTCACCATATGCTGTTTAAACGCTTCCGGTTCCATAGCAAAGTCCAGGTGATCCTGAATGTTGGTGACCCGGTCACGAACCGATTTGATGCTCTTTGACAGAATCTTGTGAGGGTCAACCTGCGTACTCCGAACCATTTCCTCAATATTTGTCGAAAACAGCGTGGAACCATGGTGAACGGTACATCCATTCAACTTGAACTGGGCATTGCCTGAAAATTTACGTCCTTTGATTACAAGGTCATTGCGCCCGTTGAATTCACAAGGAACATTCAGTTCGTGCAGCGCTTCAATTACCGGTTTGATATAATCCTGAAACTGGATGTCATTCCCCTGGCTATAATCAATAAAGCTGAACTGCCATCCCCCCAGATCGGTATAGATGGTTCCGCCGCCGCTCAGGCGTCTCACTACCTGGATCTCCTTCTCTCTGGCATACTCCAGATCGATCTCTTCGAAAGTATTCTGGTATTTCCCGATCATCAGGGTTGGCTCCGTCCGCCAGAACAGAAAGACAGTATCCTCCAGTTTTTTTTCACTGGCAAAGTAATATTCTGTCGCAAAATTAAAGTATACATCGGTCGAGCCGGTTTCCACATATATCATTCGCTGATCCTGCTTTCCTGCTTTGCGCAAACCAGGGCTTCCTGAGCCCGATAGGAGGATCGAACCAGCGGGCTGGAAGCGACATACCGGAAGCCCATCGCCGTCGCTTCCGCTTTCAACCGGTCAAATCCGGCGGGTTCGACAAAGCGATCCAGCGGCCAGTGCTCCGCGGAAGGCTGAAGGTATTGACTGATTGTCAGAATATCACAGCCGGTTGAACGGACATCCTTCATCAGTTCGCTGATTTCCAGATCGGTTTCACCCAGACCAATCATAAAACCGGTTTTCGTCAGAATATGAGGTGCGATGGCTTTGCTGTCAGCCAGGATCTGAAGAGATCTCTGGTACTTAGCCTGTGGCCTGATCTTCGGATACAGACGGGCAGCCATTTCCACATTATGGTTTAATACATCCGGTTTGGAATCCAATAGGACGGCCAAGGCTTCCCGATTTCCCAGCAGATCTGAAATCAAGACTTCGGTGGTAACGCCGGGACAGCGTTTCTTGACCTGACGAACTGTTTCAGCCATATGAGCCGCTCCCCCGTCCGGCAGGTCATCCCTGGTTACCTGGGTAATCACGACATGCTCCAGTCCCAGTCGTTCCACCGCTTCTGCCAGATGCAGCGGTTCATCTGGATCCAGTAGGTGAGGCTTGCCGGAGGTAACGTTGCAAAATCGACAGTTTCTGGTGCACTGACTGCCCATAATCATAAAGGTGGCCGTTTTCTTTGAATAGCATTCGCCCAAATTGGGACAATTCGCTTCCTTGCAGACAGTATTGAGCTTCATATCGCGCATCAGTAAGGCAACTTCTTCCACAGCCTCATTGTTAAAAGATACCTTCAGCCACTCCGGTTTTTTTCGCTGCATGGCTACTCGACCTCTGCCAGGATATCGCCCACCTGAACTTCATCGCCTTCTTCCACCAGCTGACACTTCATTGTCCCATCCCAATCAGCTTCAATCTGATTCACAACCTTATCGGTCTCAACCTCAAAAATCGGCTCTCCCTTGACAAAGGCTTCCCCAGGTTCTTTCAGCCAGGCAGCCAGAACCCCTTTCGTCATTTCAGGTCTTAGCTGGGCATCGTTAATTGCTTTTTCATCATGAAATCCTCCTGTGAATTTGAGTTGTATTTTTGAGTGTCATCACGACTGATCGAACAATCCTGGTCAGATTCCTTCTCATGGATCCGAACGGACTGATCGGAATTGCAGAACGGTCAAGGTTCTGCGAATCAGATCATCCAGGGGACGAGTTCCTCGTATCCGGTACCGTCCAACGCTTTGAGCAAATCAGCCGGATGAAGCCTGCTTCCTTCCAGCCGCTGAGCCAGCCTGTCAGGGTCCGGCGACTGCCAGCGCGCAATGCGGCCATTCTTCGCCTCATATTCTGCCAGGATATCTTGTCCCTGAATTTGCAGGTTCCGACTAAAGCCATAACCAGGATTCCGGCCAAAGGTCCATTCCCAATTCTCATACTTTTCTTTGGCCAGCTGTTGAATGATCCTCTGCTCCTGCGGCATCAAGACTGCTTCTGTGACTGAAAAATGCTGTTTCAGAGCCGTCAGCAGCTGTTCTTGAAACGTTTCGACGGGTTGATCCCCAGCAAGGTACTTCTGAATATTGGTCACGAGCCAGGGGACGGATGGCGTTCCCCTGGAAGAAAAATATCTGCGGTGTCCATTGGCCAGTCGGGCCAGCCGGTTCAGATCCGTATCATAGAGAAGCGTTCCATGGTGGAGCGTCCGATGACCGGAGCAGCGCTGAGCGCTTCCTGATATTTTTTTGCCGCCGATGCCCAGACCGTTCCCGGGAATCAGCTCGGCCGGGACTCCCATGGATTGTAAAACATGTATCATTGGTTCCAGAAAAGCATCATAGGTTATTATCTGATTGGGATGATTGCGGATGATGGCATAATTGATGTTTCCCGGATCATGGAAGACGGTTCCGCCGCCGGTCATGCGCCGGACGAGCCGTACTCCCTGCCGCTGTGCTTCCTGGATGTCAACTTCGGCAAATATATTCTGGTACCTTCCGCAGACTAACGTGGGCTCATTACGCCAAAGCAGCAGAACTTCATCTTTTATCTGCTCAAAAACATACTCTTCCAGCGCCTGATTAAAGAAGGGATCTCTGCTTTGATTCTCAAAATATAGCATTTGCACCTCCTGTTCGGAATTAATGTCTGAAAAGTATCACTGTCTTAATTATTCTATAACGTGAATAGTTCTCAGGCAAAAATGACTTTGCTTAAATTTTCTCAAAAAAAGTGACTGACAACATGTCAGTCACTTTTTCCTCGTTATTTCTCACTTCTGAAACTCATTTCAAAGAAAAAGAGTCAGAACCTGCCTTCAATCAGGACTTTTAGCTGTGTCAGGTCCTTCGCGATCAGAGGACGTTCGAATCCTCTGTTCCCTCAGGAACACCATATGCCCGGTTTACGGTTTGCAGAAATATGATCCCATTGCCCGGCTCATCAATTTTCAGCTCCTTTCGGATATGATCCACGATCTGATCCGTCCTCTCGACTCTTGACAGAATCAGAACCACTTCTTTTTCG is a window from the Clostridiaceae bacterium HFYG-1003 genome containing:
- a CDS encoding SIMPL domain-containing protein (The SIMPL domain is named for its presence in mouse protein SIMPL (signalling molecule that associates with mouse pelle-like kinase). Bacterial member BP26, from Brucella, was shown to assemble into a channel-like structure, while YggE from E. coli has been associated with resistance to oxidative stress.), giving the protein MDRKITVKGTGQVSRKPDQVILDLMLESLDLSYQEAMNQAAVSVDQLKNTLKNAGFEPDQLKTTTFDVTTQYRSERDSRDNYIQIFEGYRISHGLQLEFDWEQERLTTVLSAVAQSRTNPHLDIRFSIKDRNAVIDEVLIQAAQNARSKALVLARASGVELGELIEIDYTWSDIHFYSNTTYMAKQEMLMDRAMAPSIEPQDISVSDSAEFIWEIKG
- a CDS encoding lipoate--protein ligase; the encoded protein is MIYVETGSTDVYFNFATEYYFASEKKLEDTVFLFWRTEPTLMIGKYQNTFEEIDLEYAREKEIQVVRRLSGGGTIYTDLGGWQFSFIDYSQGNDIQFQDYIKPVIEALHELNVPCEFNGRNDLVIKGRKFSGNAQFKLNGCTVHHGSTLFSTNIEEMVRSTQVDPHKILSKSIKSVRDRVTNIQDHLDFAMEPEAFKQHMVKYMMNGSTSTYELSGEERRQIQQLADEKFRSDVFRFGANPKFTLTRTGRFAGGKITIQLEFEKSRIRHAKLCGDFFGNEQVERLEQVMTGMPLEREALLDAMRTNALEGSIYGITVEEIVETILS
- the lipA gene encoding lipoyl synthase, with protein sequence MQRKKPEWLKVSFNNEAVEEVALLMRDMKLNTVCKEANCPNLGECYSKKTATFMIMGSQCTRNCRFCNVTSGKPHLLDPDEPLHLAEAVERLGLEHVVITQVTRDDLPDGGAAHMAETVRQVKKRCPGVTTEVLISDLLGNREALAVLLDSKPDVLNHNVEMAARLYPKIRPQAKYQRSLQILADSKAIAPHILTKTGFMIGLGETDLEISELMKDVRSTGCDILTISQYLQPSAEHWPLDRFVEPAGFDRLKAEATAMGFRYVASSPLVRSSYRAQEALVCAKQESRISE
- a CDS encoding lipoyl domain-containing protein; its protein translation is MTKGVLAAWLKEPGEAFVKGEPIFEVETDKVVNQIEADWDGTMKCQLVEEGDEVQVGDILAEVE
- a CDS encoding lipoate--protein ligase, which produces MLYFENQSRDPFFNQALEEYVFEQIKDEVLLLWRNEPTLVCGRYQNIFAEVDIQEAQRQGVRLVRRMTGGGTVFHDPGNINYAIIRNHPNQIITYDAFLEPMIHVLQSMGVPAELIPGNGLGIGGKKISGSAQRCSGHRTLHHGTLLYDTDLNRLARLANGHRRYFSSRGTPSVPWLVTNIQKYLAGDQPVETFQEQLLTALKQHFSVTEAVLMPQEQRIIQQLAKEKYENWEWTFGRNPGYGFSRNLQIQGQDILAEYEAKNGRIARWQSPDPDRLAQRLEGSRLHPADLLKALDGTGYEELVPWMI